The stretch of DNA GTGCGCCGCGGCGGTACTTCCCGACCCACAAGGCCCTGCTCGCCGCGATCGCGGCGTCGGGATTCGCGGACCTGTCCGAAGACCTCCGGTCGGCGGTCGCGTCCGAGACGGACCCGGTCGCGCGGCTGCGGCAGACCGCGCACCGGTACCTCGCGTTCGCAGGCACCCACCGCACGCTGTTCGAGTTGATGTTCCGTCACGACCTGCTCGAGGGCTCGGGCGAGGACCTGCGGCAGCACTCGAAGCCCCTGTTCGAGACGGTCGTCGCGCTCGCCGCAGACGCCGGCGCCGCGAAGCCGGACGTGGTCGCGTTGAACCTGTGGACCCAGCTGCACGGGGTGGCGACCCTTCGCGCCACCCGCAGCATCGAGGTGATCGCCGGCGACGTCGACGTGGACGCCTTCGTGGCGCAGCTGATCGACCTACATCTCAGGGGACGGGTATGACGGCGCGCGGCAGGTCGGCCCGCAACTCCACATCGGTGACGAAGTCCCCGTCGCCGGGCTCGTAGCGCCGCTGCGGATCGAAGTCCTCCACCCGGAAGCTGTCCAGGGTGGGAGAGTGCGTCGTGACGGCGAGGGTTCCGCCGTCGACGTCGAACTGCAGCAGGCGCTGGAACCCGGTCTCGCGGAGGCCGTTCACCGTGAAGTACTGGTAGTCGGCCAGCAACTCCACGACCTTCCGGTCGGTGTCGCCCACCTTCCGGTCGGTGACCGTCGTCTGCCCGTCGACGTGTCCCGCGAGGACCAGGAAGACACTGTCGAACGGGACGACGAGCCGGTTCCAGATCTGCTGTCCCGCACTGGTGCCGATGTCGCCGAACCCGCTCATCCGCAGCGAGCCGTCCTCGTCCAGGTAGTAGTGGCTGCCGACCACCACGTTGCGGTCCGGATGGTCGGCGAGCACGTCCTCGGCCCATTGCAGGACGTGCTCGGGCGGGTTGTAGCCGATGTAGAGCATCAGGAATTTCGCGCCGGCGATGTCGAGTAGGTCGTAGTGCGCCGAATTGTCCGTGTCCGTAACGGATTCACCCCAGTACGGCTGGTCGCGGAACCGCCACGGCCCGAAGAACTCGTTGTACAGGGCGTGGTTCTTCTCGTGTTCGCCGGGAATGAGCCGTCCGCCGACGTTCCACAGGTTGTCGTGGTTGCCGGGCAGGACGCCGTACGGGACGCCCGCGTCCTCGAGCGTTGCCATCGCCCGGTCCGCCACCTCGAACTCGGGCCGCGCGCGGGACTCGGGCGCCCCCGGGCGGATCCAGCTCTGGACGAGGTCGCCGGTGTGCATCGAATACGCGATCTTGCGTTCGGCGGCGTTGTCGGCGGTCCAGCGGGTCATGTCGAAATACACCTCCGGCCGGTCCCGGGACACGTACTGGGTGTCGGAGAGGTGCTGCAACGCGAAGTCGTACGTGTCCGGGTCGGCGAACTGCTGATCGGCTGTCGCGTTGGACTCGCGGAAACTCCGGTCCCGCCGCGGGCCGTCGATGACGAGGATCTGCGCGGAGTCCGCGTCCTCGATCCGGGTGGACAGGGTGACCGGGCCGCCCGGTTCGGACGGCTGCGCCGTCGCGACCGGTTCACTCCAGCTGCCGGCTTCCTCGTCCCACACGTGCATCGCGAGGTCGTCGAGATTCACCGAATGCCCCTGCCAGGTGACGTCGGTGTCGGCGGTGTCCGGGGGAAACCGGACCTCGTATCGCATGTACGGGTACTCGCCGAAGCCGTGGCTGGTGGCCGACGTGCCGTTCGACTCCTCGCCCGGAACCCGCTGCGAGGGGGTGGCCTCACCGGTGGTCCCGGCGAACATC from Rhodococcus opacus B4 encodes:
- a CDS encoding TetR/AcrR family transcriptional regulator, whose amino-acid sequence is MIDTVYMGGEVQPLRVRLIGCGRELLDEGGIDAVGLRAVARHAGVSHGAPRRYFPTHKALLAAIAASGFADLSEDLRSAVASETDPVARLRQTAHRYLAFAGTHRTLFELMFRHDLLEGSGEDLRQHSKPLFETVVALAADAGAAKPDVVALNLWTQLHGVATLRATRSIEVIAGDVDVDAFVAQLIDLHLRGRV
- a CDS encoding metallophosphoesterase, which gives rise to MSVPGRFAALTAVSLAAALLGGDMVALADPEPRGASGLPARGLTTSAPLASAVMFAGTTGEATPSQRVPGEESNGTSATSHGFGEYPYMRYEVRFPPDTADTDVTWQGHSVNLDDLAMHVWDEEAGSWSEPVATAQPSEPGGPVTLSTRIEDADSAQILVIDGPRRDRSFRESNATADQQFADPDTYDFALQHLSDTQYVSRDRPEVYFDMTRWTADNAAERKIAYSMHTGDLVQSWIRPGAPESRARPEFEVADRAMATLEDAGVPYGVLPGNHDNLWNVGGRLIPGEHEKNHALYNEFFGPWRFRDQPYWGESVTDTDNSAHYDLLDIAGAKFLMLYIGYNPPEHVLQWAEDVLADHPDRNVVVGSHYYLDEDGSLRMSGFGDIGTSAGQQIWNRLVVPFDSVFLVLAGHVDGQTTVTDRKVGDTDRKVVELLADYQYFTVNGLRETGFQRLLQFDVDGGTLAVTTHSPTLDSFRVEDFDPQRRYEPGDGDFVTDVELRADLPRAVIPVP